From a region of the Deltaproteobacteria bacterium genome:
- a CDS encoding CarD family transcriptional regulator produces the protein MFKIGDLAVYPAHGVGRIESIETRKISGEEQDFYIMKILDNNMIIMIPVSNVESVGLRDIIDVGDVAKVYEIMKKRDMPADNQTWNRRYREYMEKIKTGSVYEVAEVLRDLYLLKEDKDLSFGERKMLDTAQSLLLKELSISKKTDEGAIMSDINSIFDLEEND, from the coding sequence ATGTTTAAGATTGGCGACCTGGCAGTCTATCCTGCCCACGGCGTGGGGCGCATCGAGTCCATCGAGACACGGAAAATCTCGGGGGAAGAACAAGATTTCTATATCATGAAGATCCTTGATAATAATATGATTATTATGATCCCCGTAAGCAACGTTGAGTCAGTGGGGTTGCGGGATATCATAGACGTAGGGGACGTGGCAAAAGTCTATGAGATTATGAAAAAGCGCGACATGCCCGCGGATAATCAGACTTGGAATCGACGATACCGCGAATACATGGAAAAGATCAAGACCGGTTCAGTCTACGAAGTGGCTGAAGTGCTCCGCGATCTGTACCTGCTCAAGGAAGACAAAGACCTCTCTTTTGGGGAACGCAAGATGCTCGATACCGCTCAAAGTCTTCTTCTCAAAGAGCTTTCAATCTCCAAGAAGACGGACGAGGGCGCTATCATGTCGGATATTAACTCCATATTTGATCTGGAAGAAAATGACTGA
- a CDS encoding RluA family pseudouridine synthase translates to MPVFSLTATEKEAGRRLDTVIAARIPALSRSYVGRLIREGRVTVNSLTTKPAYVARRGDVVRSEIPIPQPITCKPEPIPLAILYEDSEIIVLNKPPGLVVHPAAGHQSGTLVNALLYHCRDLQGIGGDLRPGIVHRLDKDTSGTLVVAKNDMAHDCLSRQFRKRQVQKQYLALVWGDMKASAGVIDLPIGRHPVDRKKMSTKSRRSRSTETGWKIKEALSGVTLLELDLKTGRTHQIRVHCAATGHPVVGDATYGGTKRWKDAPLRDVRHILRSVKRQMLHAWKLAFAHPRTGELMRLESPLPEDMASVLESLRALTGQGMQSI, encoded by the coding sequence GTGCCTGTTTTCAGTCTTACGGCAACAGAAAAGGAAGCAGGACGCCGCCTCGACACGGTCATAGCAGCACGAATTCCTGCCCTGTCCCGGTCCTATGTGGGGCGATTGATTCGAGAAGGGCGCGTTACGGTCAATAGCCTGACGACAAAACCCGCGTATGTCGCCAGACGCGGCGATGTTGTCCGGTCTGAAATCCCAATCCCACAGCCCATTACCTGTAAGCCCGAACCGATTCCTCTTGCTATCCTTTATGAGGATTCGGAGATCATTGTATTGAACAAACCTCCCGGCCTTGTAGTCCACCCTGCGGCGGGTCACCAGAGCGGAACCCTTGTAAATGCATTGCTCTACCATTGTCGGGACCTGCAAGGCATCGGGGGTGATCTCCGGCCAGGCATCGTCCACCGTCTTGACAAGGACACTTCCGGGACCCTGGTGGTTGCAAAAAATGACATGGCCCACGACTGCCTGAGCCGCCAGTTTAGAAAGCGCCAGGTGCAGAAACAATATCTGGCCCTGGTTTGGGGAGATATGAAGGCATCGGCAGGGGTCATCGACTTGCCTATAGGTCGCCATCCTGTCGATCGGAAAAAGATGTCCACAAAGAGCAGGAGAAGTCGGTCTACGGAGACCGGCTGGAAGATCAAAGAAGCCCTTTCCGGCGTGACTCTACTTGAGCTTGATCTGAAGACCGGACGGACTCACCAGATTCGGGTCCACTGCGCGGCCACAGGTCATCCCGTGGTTGGAGACGCTACATACGGCGGGACGAAAAGATGGAAGGACGCGCCATTGCGCGATGTCAGGCATATCCTCAGGTCCGTGAAGCGGCAAATGCTCCACGCCTGGAAGCTTGCCTTTGCACATCCCCGCACAGGGGAATTGATGAGACTTGAATCCCCTTTGCCAGAGGATATGGCCTCGGTGCTGGAGTCCCTTCGGGCCCTCACCGGACAAGGAATGCAGAGTATTTGA
- a CDS encoding inositol-3-phosphate synthase — translation MQNIRIGIVGVGNCASSLVQGISYYKHKNGEDAIGLMHWNIGGYRPCDIEVVSAFDIDKRKVGRDVAEAIFAAPNCTTVFYKDVPKTGTTVRMGNILDGFSEHMRDYDDKYTFVLADEPGPDMEEVVRILKESGTEILLNYLPVGSEDATRFYAECALEAGAALVNNMPVFIVSDPFWAKRFEEKNIPIIGDDIKAQLGATITHRTLTDLFKKRGVKLERTYQLNTGGNTDFLNMLDRTRLLSKKESKTEAVQSVAAKRLDNENIHIGPSDYVAWQKDNKVCFIRMEGKLFGDVPMDLELRLSVEDSPNSAGIAIDAIRCSKLAQDRGEGGVLYGPSAYFMKHPPRQYTDDQAYTMTEAFIDGTEGKKPDEILDYRRRQRQQAVAEG, via the coding sequence ATGCAAAACATTCGGATCGGTATTGTTGGGGTCGGCAATTGCGCCAGTTCGTTGGTTCAAGGAATAAGTTATTACAAGCACAAGAATGGTGAAGACGCCATAGGCTTGATGCATTGGAACATCGGGGGATACAGACCGTGCGACATCGAGGTAGTGTCAGCGTTTGACATTGACAAGCGAAAAGTCGGCAGGGACGTGGCAGAGGCCATTTTTGCCGCCCCGAATTGCACCACCGTATTTTACAAGGACGTTCCAAAAACAGGCACTACTGTGAGGATGGGCAATATCCTGGATGGTTTTTCTGAACATATGCGGGATTATGATGACAAATACACCTTTGTCTTGGCCGACGAACCCGGACCTGACATGGAAGAAGTCGTCCGCATTCTCAAGGAATCCGGCACGGAGATTTTGTTGAACTACCTTCCTGTTGGGTCCGAAGATGCGACTCGCTTCTATGCCGAGTGCGCCTTGGAGGCAGGGGCTGCCTTAGTAAATAACATGCCTGTATTCATTGTCAGTGATCCTTTCTGGGCCAAACGATTCGAGGAGAAGAACATTCCCATCATCGGAGACGACATCAAGGCCCAGCTCGGAGCCACCATAACCCATCGGACCCTGACCGACCTGTTCAAGAAAAGGGGTGTCAAGCTGGAGCGCACCTACCAGCTCAATACGGGCGGCAACACCGACTTTCTGAATATGCTTGATCGCACCCGCCTTCTCTCCAAGAAAGAGTCAAAAACAGAGGCAGTCCAGTCGGTTGCGGCCAAACGGTTGGACAATGAGAATATCCATATTGGCCCCAGTGATTATGTGGCCTGGCAAAAGGATAACAAGGTATGCTTTATTCGAATGGAGGGCAAGCTGTTCGGCGATGTGCCCATGGACCTGGAGTTGCGCCTTTCAGTGGAGGATTCTCCCAATTCCGCCGGCATTGCCATTGATGCTATCAGGTGCAGCAAGTTGGCCCAGGACCGGGGGGAGGGCGGCGTCCTGTACGGGCCATCGGCCTATTTCATGAAACACCCGCCCCGGCAATACACAGATGACCAGGCCTACACGATGACCGAGGCCTTTATCGACGGAACCGAAGGAAAGAAGCCGGATGAAATACTTGATTATCGCCGCCGGCAAAGGCAGCAGGCTGTGGCCGAAGGGTAA